One window from the genome of Epinephelus moara isolate mb chromosome 21, YSFRI_EMoa_1.0, whole genome shotgun sequence encodes:
- the LOC126383059 gene encoding zinc finger protein 285-like isoform X2: MLQLTCRKYKAIATKVSFNMCSVDGCDSWRRGAQRFKLPEDPERRLEWVQFVLEVNGQRLKESSWTDITICRHHFTEDCFINQTQSGTVQLKPSALPSLCVKSEPAEPEVKQELEEPPEVDSQCDQQEKCDSPPPPCSEELEHTEICDSPPPPCSEESQSEHASEAAQQSPAPSDAPDPDYGQMIQKVANIDMIRKKAALLQMQRKFVVNEKRLLQLFSHKCPLCGSKVKTEKVTFDVVIILNQQCLKCEYRNQWKSQVNAKVPTAEEKHLVEVVEVDVTPETQQKASTDDNRSTITGVSKIVAVIDERDDSMDDTEESSYEDAMDSDEDWYPDDWRPEVNMLSEEKNEDEKGDSDDQLVLPTRSSGLCAECGRFFCKSKPHICEHKIKPYACNICGKRCVSEVALNFHSRIHDENYEHPCKYCHATFRTKLDKITHEQIHSTQEKPYKCPDCSETFATHTDRRIHLANHRLLKCQEDWNPEDWRSEANMLFEEESEDENGDSDDQLVLPTRSSGLCTECGRFFRKSKPHTCEHKIKPYACNICGKRCVSQVALNVHSRVHDENYEHPCKYCHATFRTKGDKITHEQIHSTQEKPYKCPECSKTFATHKVRRIHLANHRLLKCHICGMEFTSRISLRRHMPVHTGLKQFQCSVCQRGFKQSTHLKSHMRLHTGEKPFKCQHCDKCFTHNVSLKSHVQRYHTSNSGPEWKKGKRNKTVSGAVDGRENGNKRVADSGLDNVEEQDTEENVQKNSKAVIKAKNYRSTGRPIGRPKRNTAGHLVLAGEMQGQRLNTKTAKAKARKLKRSHNSDEESEDELTQSDMSFDSTEEEEENSDKVTSSTSRSKRKANNADSDSDFDPVERQKKRYSSQSGGHNSGKRRGRPRKNQVVEDT; this comes from the exons ATGCTGCAGCTCACTTGTAGGAAATATAAAGCTATAGCAACAAAAGTTAGTTTCAACATGTGCTCCGTCGACGGCTGTGACTCGTGGCGTCGCGGTGCGCAACGGTTCAAGTTACCGGAGGATCCAGAGAGGAGGCTGGAGTGGGTCCAGTTCGTCCTGGAAGTCAACGGTCAACGGCTGAAAGAATCGTCCTGGACTGATATCACCATCTGCAGACACCATTTCACTGAGGACTGTTTTATAAACCAGACTCAAAGCGGGACGGTCCAGCTGAAGCCCAGTGCTCTCCCATCACTGTGTGTCAAGTCGGAACCAGCAGAACCTGAAGTGAAACAG GAGCTTGAAGAACCCCCAGAAGTTGATTCTCAATGCGATCAACAAGAAAAATGTGATAGTCCACCACCTCCCTGTTCTGAAGAATTGGAACATACAGAAATATGTGATAGTCCACCACCTCCCTGTTCTGAAGAATCACAATCAGAGCATGCTTCAGAAG cTGCCCAACAAAGCCCTGCGCCAAGTGATGCTCCAGATCCTGATTACGGTCAGATGATACAAAAAGTtgcaaacattgatatgatcaGGAAAAA AGCTGCACTTCTGCAGATGCAAAGGAAGTTCGTTGTGAACGAAAAACGTCTCCTCCAGTTGTTCAGCCACAAGTGTCCGTTGTGTGGCTCTAAAGTAAAGACGGAGAAGGTCACCTTTGATGTGGTCATCATCTTGAACCAACAGTGCCTCAAGTGTGAGTACAGAAACCAATGGAAAAGCCAAGTCAATGCTAAAGTCCCAACAGCTGAAGAGAAACACCTGGTGGAAGTCGTAGAAGTAGACGTAACTCCAGAGACTCAACAG AAAGCGTCAACCGATGACAACCGCAGCACTATCACAGGCGTATCCAAGATTGTCGCTGTTATTGATGAGAGGGACGATTCCATGGATGACACAGAGGAATCGAGTTATGAAGATGCCATGGATTCAGATGAGGATTGGTATCCAGATGACTGGCGTCCAGAGGTGAACATGCTTTCTGAGGAGAAAAACGAAGATGAAAAGGGAGATTCTGATGATCAACTTGTTCTTCCCACCAGATCCAGTGGGCTCTGCGCAGAGTGTGGCAGGTTTTTTTGTAAAAGTAAGCCTCACATATGTGAGCACAAAATTAAACCCTATGCTTGCAATATTTGTGGAAAAAGATGCGTTAGTGAGGTCGCGTTAAATTTTCACAGCAGAATCCACGACGAAAACTATGAACATCCTTGCAAATACTGCCACGCTACATTCAGGACAAAACTGGATAAAATCACCCATGAACAGATCCACTCAACTCAAGAAAAACCGTATAAATGTCCCGACTGTTCAGAGACATTCGCCACACATACGGACCGCAGAATCCACCTGGCGAATCACAGACTGTTGAAATGTCAGGAGGATTGGAATCCAGAGGACTGGCGTTCAGAGGCGAACATGCTTTTTGAGGAGGAAAGCGAAGATGAAAACGGAGATTCTGATGATCAACTTGTTCTTCCCACCAGATCCAGTGGGCTCTGCACAGAGTGTGGCAGGTTTTTTCGTAAAAGTAAGCCTCACACGTGTGAGCACAAAATTAAACCCTATGCTTGCAATATTTGTGGAAAAAGATGCGTTAGTCAGGTCGCGTTAAATGTACACAGCAGAGTCCACGACGAAAACTATGAACATCCTTGCAAATACTGCCACGCTACATTCAGGACAAAAGGGGATAAAATCACCCACGAGCAGATCCACTCAACTCAAGAAAAACCGTATAAATGTCCCGAATGTTCAAAGACATTCGCCACACATAAAGTACGCAGAATCCACCTGGCCAATCACAGACTGTTGAAATGTCACATCTGTGGAATGGAATTTACAAGTCGCATTTCTCTCAGAAGGCACATGCCCGTACACACGGGATTGAAACAATTCCAGTGTTCAGTGTGCCAACGTGGCTTCAAGCAGTCGACCCATCTGAAATCCCACATGCGTCtgcacacaggagagaagcctTTTAAGTGTCAGCATTGTGACAAATGCTTCACTCACAACGTGAGCTTGAAGAGTCACGTCCAGCGTTACCATACATCCAATTCTGGACCTGAGTGGAAGAAgggtaaaagaaacaaaactgtAAGCGGCGCTGTTGATGGTCGGGAGAATGGGAACAAGAGAGTAGCAGATTCAGGGCTCGACAATGTAGAAGAACAGGACACAGAGGAGAACGTGCAGAAGAACAGTAAGGCTGTGATAAAAGCTAAAAATTACAGGAGCACGGGTAGACCCATAGGAAGACCTAAGAGAAATACAGCAGGCCACTTGGTTCTGGCAGGGGAAATGCAAGGCCAGCGTTTAAACACTAAGACTGCCAAAGCTAAGGCACGGAAGTTAAAGAGATCACATAACAGTGATGAAGAAAGCGAGGACGAGCTGACCCAAAGCGACATGTCCTTTGACtcaacagaggaggaagaggagaataGTGACAAAGTGACTTCAAGCACAAGTAGATCAAAAAGAAAGGCCAATAATGCAGACAGTGACTCTGATTTTGATCCagtagaaagacagaaaaagaggtaCAGCAGCCAGAGCGGTGGTCACAACTCAGGGAAGCGCAGGGGACGACCAAGAAAGAATCAAGTTGTTGAAGACACTTAA
- the LOC126383066 gene encoding peroxynitrite isomerase THAP4-like translates to MPRTCAVRGCYNKHKTWSNLIFHAIPTRNPERMKQWLGALNMDPNTPQEAVKKMLVCSEHFSRDYYYEKLEFRTQTMRLFLKDTAIPSLSVTQTVNERSTAASRTCSVVRCDSWRRSALLFKLPEDPERRLEWVQLILEVNGQQLKESSWTDITICNEHFTGDSFEDTGQLKLSAVPTLCVKSEPDESPVSPQNEWQKWASIPIRRQTERTKGNT, encoded by the exons ATGCCTCGTACGTGTGCTGTACGGGGTTGCTACAACAAGCACAAGACATGgtcaaatcttatttttcacGCAATTCCAACTAGAAACCCGGAGcggatgaaacaatggctagGTGCTCTGAACATGGATCCCAACACACCACAAGAAGCAGTCAAGAAGATGCTAGTTTGCTCAGAGCATTTTTCACGGGACTACTACTACGAAAAACTGGAATTCAGAACCCAAACAATGAGACTTTTCTTGAAGGACACGGCCATCCCATCACTCAGTGTCACACAGACAGTAAACGAG CGGTCAACTGCTGCATCCAGGACGTGCTCTGTGGTCAGATGTGATTCATGGCGTCGCAGTGCACTACTGTTTAAGTTACCGGAAGATCCAGAGAGGAGGCTGGAGTGGGTTCAGTTGATTTTGGAAGTCAACGGGCAGCAACTGAAAGAGTCATCCTGGACTGATATCACCATTTGTAATGAACACTTTACCGGTGACTCTTTTGAAGACACGGGCCAGCTAAAGCTCAGTGCTGTCCCAACACTGTGTGTCAAGTCAGAGCCCGATGAATCCCCGGTGAGCCCACAGAATGAG
- the LOC126383059 gene encoding zinc finger protein 285-like isoform X1, with translation MLQLTCRKYKAIATKVSFNMCSVDGCDSWRRGAQRFKLPEDPERRLEWVQFVLEVNGQRLKESSWTDITICRHHFTEDCFINQTQSGTVQLKPSALPSLCVKSEPAEPEVKQVRTQYEELEEPPEVDSQCDQQEKCDSPPPPCSEELEHTEICDSPPPPCSEESQSEHASEAAQQSPAPSDAPDPDYGQMIQKVANIDMIRKKAALLQMQRKFVVNEKRLLQLFSHKCPLCGSKVKTEKVTFDVVIILNQQCLKCEYRNQWKSQVNAKVPTAEEKHLVEVVEVDVTPETQQKASTDDNRSTITGVSKIVAVIDERDDSMDDTEESSYEDAMDSDEDWYPDDWRPEVNMLSEEKNEDEKGDSDDQLVLPTRSSGLCAECGRFFCKSKPHICEHKIKPYACNICGKRCVSEVALNFHSRIHDENYEHPCKYCHATFRTKLDKITHEQIHSTQEKPYKCPDCSETFATHTDRRIHLANHRLLKCQEDWNPEDWRSEANMLFEEESEDENGDSDDQLVLPTRSSGLCTECGRFFRKSKPHTCEHKIKPYACNICGKRCVSQVALNVHSRVHDENYEHPCKYCHATFRTKGDKITHEQIHSTQEKPYKCPECSKTFATHKVRRIHLANHRLLKCHICGMEFTSRISLRRHMPVHTGLKQFQCSVCQRGFKQSTHLKSHMRLHTGEKPFKCQHCDKCFTHNVSLKSHVQRYHTSNSGPEWKKGKRNKTVSGAVDGRENGNKRVADSGLDNVEEQDTEENVQKNSKAVIKAKNYRSTGRPIGRPKRNTAGHLVLAGEMQGQRLNTKTAKAKARKLKRSHNSDEESEDELTQSDMSFDSTEEEEENSDKVTSSTSRSKRKANNADSDSDFDPVERQKKRYSSQSGGHNSGKRRGRPRKNQVVEDT, from the exons ATGCTGCAGCTCACTTGTAGGAAATATAAAGCTATAGCAACAAAAGTTAGTTTCAACATGTGCTCCGTCGACGGCTGTGACTCGTGGCGTCGCGGTGCGCAACGGTTCAAGTTACCGGAGGATCCAGAGAGGAGGCTGGAGTGGGTCCAGTTCGTCCTGGAAGTCAACGGTCAACGGCTGAAAGAATCGTCCTGGACTGATATCACCATCTGCAGACACCATTTCACTGAGGACTGTTTTATAAACCAGACTCAAAGCGGGACGGTCCAGCTGAAGCCCAGTGCTCTCCCATCACTGTGTGTCAAGTCGGAACCAGCAGAACCTGAAGTGAAACAGGTGAGGACTCAGTATGAG GAGCTTGAAGAACCCCCAGAAGTTGATTCTCAATGCGATCAACAAGAAAAATGTGATAGTCCACCACCTCCCTGTTCTGAAGAATTGGAACATACAGAAATATGTGATAGTCCACCACCTCCCTGTTCTGAAGAATCACAATCAGAGCATGCTTCAGAAG cTGCCCAACAAAGCCCTGCGCCAAGTGATGCTCCAGATCCTGATTACGGTCAGATGATACAAAAAGTtgcaaacattgatatgatcaGGAAAAA AGCTGCACTTCTGCAGATGCAAAGGAAGTTCGTTGTGAACGAAAAACGTCTCCTCCAGTTGTTCAGCCACAAGTGTCCGTTGTGTGGCTCTAAAGTAAAGACGGAGAAGGTCACCTTTGATGTGGTCATCATCTTGAACCAACAGTGCCTCAAGTGTGAGTACAGAAACCAATGGAAAAGCCAAGTCAATGCTAAAGTCCCAACAGCTGAAGAGAAACACCTGGTGGAAGTCGTAGAAGTAGACGTAACTCCAGAGACTCAACAG AAAGCGTCAACCGATGACAACCGCAGCACTATCACAGGCGTATCCAAGATTGTCGCTGTTATTGATGAGAGGGACGATTCCATGGATGACACAGAGGAATCGAGTTATGAAGATGCCATGGATTCAGATGAGGATTGGTATCCAGATGACTGGCGTCCAGAGGTGAACATGCTTTCTGAGGAGAAAAACGAAGATGAAAAGGGAGATTCTGATGATCAACTTGTTCTTCCCACCAGATCCAGTGGGCTCTGCGCAGAGTGTGGCAGGTTTTTTTGTAAAAGTAAGCCTCACATATGTGAGCACAAAATTAAACCCTATGCTTGCAATATTTGTGGAAAAAGATGCGTTAGTGAGGTCGCGTTAAATTTTCACAGCAGAATCCACGACGAAAACTATGAACATCCTTGCAAATACTGCCACGCTACATTCAGGACAAAACTGGATAAAATCACCCATGAACAGATCCACTCAACTCAAGAAAAACCGTATAAATGTCCCGACTGTTCAGAGACATTCGCCACACATACGGACCGCAGAATCCACCTGGCGAATCACAGACTGTTGAAATGTCAGGAGGATTGGAATCCAGAGGACTGGCGTTCAGAGGCGAACATGCTTTTTGAGGAGGAAAGCGAAGATGAAAACGGAGATTCTGATGATCAACTTGTTCTTCCCACCAGATCCAGTGGGCTCTGCACAGAGTGTGGCAGGTTTTTTCGTAAAAGTAAGCCTCACACGTGTGAGCACAAAATTAAACCCTATGCTTGCAATATTTGTGGAAAAAGATGCGTTAGTCAGGTCGCGTTAAATGTACACAGCAGAGTCCACGACGAAAACTATGAACATCCTTGCAAATACTGCCACGCTACATTCAGGACAAAAGGGGATAAAATCACCCACGAGCAGATCCACTCAACTCAAGAAAAACCGTATAAATGTCCCGAATGTTCAAAGACATTCGCCACACATAAAGTACGCAGAATCCACCTGGCCAATCACAGACTGTTGAAATGTCACATCTGTGGAATGGAATTTACAAGTCGCATTTCTCTCAGAAGGCACATGCCCGTACACACGGGATTGAAACAATTCCAGTGTTCAGTGTGCCAACGTGGCTTCAAGCAGTCGACCCATCTGAAATCCCACATGCGTCtgcacacaggagagaagcctTTTAAGTGTCAGCATTGTGACAAATGCTTCACTCACAACGTGAGCTTGAAGAGTCACGTCCAGCGTTACCATACATCCAATTCTGGACCTGAGTGGAAGAAgggtaaaagaaacaaaactgtAAGCGGCGCTGTTGATGGTCGGGAGAATGGGAACAAGAGAGTAGCAGATTCAGGGCTCGACAATGTAGAAGAACAGGACACAGAGGAGAACGTGCAGAAGAACAGTAAGGCTGTGATAAAAGCTAAAAATTACAGGAGCACGGGTAGACCCATAGGAAGACCTAAGAGAAATACAGCAGGCCACTTGGTTCTGGCAGGGGAAATGCAAGGCCAGCGTTTAAACACTAAGACTGCCAAAGCTAAGGCACGGAAGTTAAAGAGATCACATAACAGTGATGAAGAAAGCGAGGACGAGCTGACCCAAAGCGACATGTCCTTTGACtcaacagaggaggaagaggagaataGTGACAAAGTGACTTCAAGCACAAGTAGATCAAAAAGAAAGGCCAATAATGCAGACAGTGACTCTGATTTTGATCCagtagaaagacagaaaaagaggtaCAGCAGCCAGAGCGGTGGTCACAACTCAGGGAAGCGCAGGGGACGACCAAGAAAGAATCAAGTTGTTGAAGACACTTAA